The genomic interval CGGCGCTGTCCCTTAGTGATCGGCCCCTCATGATGGGGCTCCACCTGACCCCTGGGGAACACCTTCTGACGGGTCCCCAGGCCCGAGGTTAGGCCTTACCCCCATTTGGGGGATATATAGGAAGGAGTTGCCGATCGGGGGTGACCATCATGGAAGCGACCATCCGGCTATGCCCCCACCCCACCAGCGCCCGGGCGGCCAGGGAGTTCGTTGCCGGGACGTTGCTCCACTGGGGACGCCGAGACCAGACCGAGGCGGCCGTCCTGCTCACCAGCGAGCTCGTGACCAACGCCATCATCCATGCCCGCACCCAGGTCGCGGTCACCATGCACCTGGGCGACGAGGCCCTGCGGGTCGTGGTGCTCGACGAGAGCAAGGAGCCCCCGAGCCGCCGGTCGGGAACCGACGAGCTCGGAGGCGGCCGAGGCCTGAAGCTGGTGGAGGCCATGGCTGCCGCGTGGGGCGTCTCTCCGGAGGGGAATGGCAAGGCGGTGTG from Acidimicrobiales bacterium carries:
- a CDS encoding ATP-binding protein, whose amino-acid sequence is MEATIRLCPHPTSARAAREFVAGTLLHWGRRDQTEAAVLLTSELVTNAIIHARTQVAVTMHLGDEALRVVVLDESKEPPSRRSGTDELGGGRGLKLVEAMAAAWGVSPEGNGKAVWFELV